From a single Apium graveolens cultivar Ventura chromosome 2, ASM990537v1, whole genome shotgun sequence genomic region:
- the LOC141701713 gene encoding uncharacterized protein LOC141701713: MESVTVEVAAKETWMSLIYDYITEGILPEGKEEARKLKYKVARYEVLYKLISDNRKQFDSKEIKQLCEDLHIKKGFSVVCHPQSNGQIEAINKIIKHTLKVKLEENKGCWLEELPRVLWSYNTTPRSITGKSSFTLTYGCEAMMPIEIGAGSLRKENYDPDNNELNHNLYLDLVEEVHENSQLKLVAYQQQRTRKYFEKKV, translated from the exons ATGGAGAGTGTCACAGTTGAAGTAGCAGCTAAAGAAACCTGGATGAGTCTCATTTACGACTACATAACAGAAGGAATTCTCCCGGAAGGAAAAGAAGAGGCAAGGAAATTAAAGTACAAGGTTGCGAG GTATGAGGTACTTTACAAGCTAATTTCTGATAATAGGAAGCAGTTTGACAGTAAAGAGATAAAGCAGTTATGTGAGGACCTTCACATAAAGAAAGGGTTCTCAGTAGTGTGCCATCCACAAAGTAATGGTCAAATTGAGGCCATTAATAAGATTATAAAGCACACTTTAAAGGTAAAGTTGGAGGAAAACAAGGGATGCTGGCTAGAGGAGTTACCTAGGGTGTTATGGTCCTATAACACCACACCTCGATCCATAACAGGTAAATCTTCTTTTACACTCACCTACGGCTGTGAGGCAATGATGCCCATAGAGATCGGGGCAGGTTCATTGAGGAAGGAGAATTATGATCCAGACAACAATGAGCTTAATCATAATTTATACCTGGATTTGGTGGAAGAAGTACACGAGAATTCACAGCTAAAGCTGGTAGCTTATCAGCAGCAACGTACAaggaaatattttgaaaagaaagtTTGA